A region of Streptomyces sp. NBC_01750 DNA encodes the following proteins:
- a CDS encoding ankyrin repeat domain-containing protein — protein sequence MSEAPDPEVIELATKVFDLARQGEAEALAAYIDAGVPANLTNDRGDTLVMLAAYHGHAAAVEALIARGAEPDRANDRGQTPLAGAVFKGEDAVIRALLAGGADPEAGTPSAMDTARMFGKTDLLQLFGGH from the coding sequence ATGAGCGAAGCCCCGGATCCCGAGGTGATCGAGCTCGCGACCAAGGTCTTCGATCTGGCGCGGCAGGGAGAGGCCGAGGCGCTCGCCGCGTACATCGACGCCGGAGTCCCGGCGAACCTCACCAACGACCGCGGTGACACCCTCGTCATGCTGGCCGCGTACCACGGGCACGCCGCCGCCGTGGAGGCGCTCATCGCCCGCGGCGCGGAGCCGGACCGGGCCAACGACCGAGGCCAGACGCCGCTCGCCGGAGCCGTCTTCAAGGGCGAGGACGCCGTCATCCGCGCCCTGCTGGCCGGCGGAGCAGATCCGGAGGCGGGCACTCCGTCCGCGATGGATACCGCGCGGATGTTTGGGAAGACGGACCTCTTGCAGCTGTTCGGCGGCCATTGA
- a CDS encoding ATP-binding protein yields MARRPLPRILSSGSAQLARSREIARTAADSATDVLHPLITVTRGLRQLVITTRHRWAATPKDRRGPTLFLVAACVLVVALIPYGPLVALISVMAGAAWKGRVRTPVRTGPDEAETGRLQAIYEALVPYFSVAEDPAPLFAHGGEWSKSFSDYEFDSNGRLTRLRVKYPGYFTDGEPESRTRIEQLLHAKSGRGREYLFSWDEEGNQLVMSVLPALPTSIAAQRFVTVPGETVLGFTDAGAVQRTVPVTEGEETRDAPGVVWRTGPRSKEPHLLVVGEPGSGTTTLLRSIALQALQHGDVLIIEGSGTGEYACLTGRAGVLAQECGLAGALATLEWAAHETERRLIAANRARQAGHLAPEDTKRPLWILMDRPSIFGHLAAADGRTDPQQLLQVPLRHGRAVQVTVVVAEQFDSLDALTEAVRTHTRARVVLGPATFEQVESVLGVEPHTTPTAEVPPGRGYARLGTGSVLRLQVPATPDPYDETTTEAHRQAVLELLPERLERVEAAAPDPVPAES; encoded by the coding sequence GTGGCCCGGCGACCACTCCCCCGCATTCTCAGCAGCGGCAGCGCACAGCTCGCCCGGAGCCGCGAGATCGCGCGCACGGCCGCCGACAGCGCCACGGACGTCCTCCATCCGCTGATCACGGTCACCCGTGGTCTGCGGCAGCTGGTCATCACGACCCGGCACAGGTGGGCCGCCACCCCCAAGGATCGGCGTGGTCCCACGCTGTTCCTGGTCGCGGCCTGCGTCCTGGTGGTCGCGCTCATCCCGTACGGGCCACTGGTCGCCCTGATCTCGGTGATGGCCGGCGCCGCCTGGAAGGGCCGGGTGCGTACGCCGGTGAGGACCGGCCCCGACGAGGCGGAGACCGGTCGGCTCCAGGCGATCTACGAGGCGCTCGTGCCGTACTTCTCCGTCGCCGAGGACCCGGCTCCGCTCTTCGCCCACGGCGGTGAGTGGAGCAAGTCCTTCAGCGACTACGAATTCGACAGCAACGGGCGCCTCACCCGGCTGCGGGTGAAGTACCCCGGGTACTTCACCGACGGCGAGCCCGAGTCCCGGACCCGGATCGAGCAGCTGCTGCACGCCAAGTCCGGGCGCGGCCGCGAGTATCTCTTCAGCTGGGACGAGGAGGGCAACCAGCTCGTGATGAGCGTGCTCCCCGCGCTGCCCACATCCATCGCCGCCCAGCGTTTCGTCACCGTCCCCGGCGAGACCGTGCTGGGCTTCACCGACGCCGGTGCCGTGCAGCGCACCGTGCCGGTGACGGAAGGCGAGGAGACCAGGGACGCGCCGGGGGTCGTCTGGCGTACCGGCCCGCGTTCGAAGGAGCCGCATCTGCTGGTCGTGGGCGAGCCCGGCAGCGGCACCACGACCCTGCTGCGCTCGATCGCTCTCCAGGCCCTGCAGCACGGGGACGTGCTGATCATCGAGGGCAGCGGCACCGGTGAGTACGCCTGTCTGACGGGGCGGGCAGGGGTACTGGCTCAGGAGTGCGGGCTGGCCGGGGCGCTGGCGACGCTGGAGTGGGCGGCGCACGAGACCGAACGCCGGCTGATCGCCGCCAACCGTGCCCGGCAGGCCGGGCACCTGGCACCCGAGGACACCAAACGGCCCTTGTGGATCCTGATGGACCGGCCGAGCATCTTCGGTCATCTGGCGGCGGCCGACGGGCGCACCGATCCGCAGCAGCTGCTGCAGGTACCGCTGCGCCACGGCCGGGCGGTCCAGGTGACGGTTGTCGTGGCCGAGCAGTTCGACAGCCTGGACGCGCTCACCGAGGCCGTGCGGACGCATACGCGTGCCCGCGTGGTGCTGGGTCCTGCCACCTTCGAGCAGGTGGAGTCCGTGCTCGGCGTGGAGCCGCACACCACGCCGACGGCCGAAGTGCCGCCGGGCCGGGGCTACGCACGGCTCGGCACTGGGTCGGTGCTCAGACTGCAGGTGCCGGCGACCCCGGACCCGTACGACGAAACGACGACCGAGGCGCACCGGCAGGCCGTGCTGGAGCTGCTGCCGGAGAGACTGGAGCGAGTCGAAGCGGCGGCCCCGGATCCCGTACCGGCCGAGAGCTGA
- a CDS encoding SCO1417 family MocR-like transcription factor, with translation MTQWTSAVGVAQLARQLTSQQSRPAGPGTRKPPAYRALADGIRLLVLEGRVPVAARLPAERELALALSVSRTTVAAAYEALRAEGFLESRRGAGSWTAVPAGNPLPARGLEPLPPESLGSMIDLGCAALPAPEPWLTRAVQGALEELPPYAHTHGDYPAGLPALRQMLADRYTRRGIPTMPEQIMVTTGAMGAIDAICHLFAGRGERIAVESPSYANILQLMREAGARLVPVAMAEGLTGWDLPRWRQVLRDAAPRLAYVVADFHNPTGALADEDQRRRLVDAARSAGTVLVVDETMSELHLDDGIDMPRPVCAFDPAGSTVLTVGSASKAFWAGMRIGWVRAAPDVIRSLVSARAYADLGTPVLEQLAVNWLMQTGGWEEAVAIRRTQARENRDALVTAVRHELPDWEFDVPSGGLTLWVRTGGLSGSRLAEVGERVGVRVPSGPRFGVDGAFEGYVRLPFTVGGPVAEEAAARLAAAARLVETGASTGTEAPRTFVA, from the coding sequence ATGACGCAGTGGACCTCAGCGGTAGGCGTGGCTCAGCTCGCCAGGCAGCTCACCTCCCAGCAATCCCGCCCGGCCGGACCAGGGACCCGCAAGCCCCCCGCCTACCGCGCTCTCGCCGACGGCATCCGGCTCCTCGTACTCGAAGGCCGTGTGCCCGTCGCCGCCCGGCTCCCCGCCGAACGCGAACTCGCCCTCGCCCTCTCCGTCAGCCGCACCACCGTCGCGGCGGCCTACGAAGCGCTGCGGGCCGAAGGCTTCCTCGAGTCCCGCAGGGGAGCGGGCAGCTGGACCGCGGTACCCGCCGGGAACCCCCTGCCCGCCCGCGGACTGGAACCACTGCCGCCGGAATCGCTCGGCTCGATGATCGACCTCGGCTGCGCCGCCCTGCCCGCGCCCGAACCCTGGCTCACCCGAGCCGTCCAGGGAGCGCTCGAAGAACTGCCTCCGTACGCGCACACCCACGGCGACTACCCGGCCGGCCTGCCCGCCCTGCGCCAGATGCTCGCCGACCGTTACACCCGCCGCGGCATCCCCACCATGCCCGAGCAGATCATGGTCACCACCGGCGCGATGGGCGCCATCGACGCCATCTGCCACCTCTTCGCGGGGCGCGGCGAACGTATCGCCGTCGAGTCCCCCTCCTACGCCAACATCCTCCAGCTGATGCGCGAGGCCGGGGCCCGCCTTGTGCCGGTGGCCATGGCCGAGGGGCTGACCGGGTGGGATCTGCCCCGGTGGCGGCAAGTGCTGCGCGACGCCGCGCCCAGGCTCGCCTACGTCGTGGCCGACTTCCACAACCCCACCGGCGCGCTTGCCGACGAGGACCAGCGGCGCCGCCTCGTGGACGCCGCACGTTCGGCCGGCACCGTCCTCGTCGTCGACGAGACCATGTCCGAGCTGCACCTGGACGACGGCATCGACATGCCACGGCCCGTCTGCGCCTTCGACCCTGCGGGCAGCACCGTCCTGACCGTCGGCTCGGCCAGCAAGGCCTTCTGGGCCGGCATGCGCATCGGTTGGGTGCGCGCGGCCCCCGATGTGATCCGCTCCCTGGTCTCGGCGCGCGCCTACGCGGACCTGGGCACTCCGGTGCTGGAGCAGCTCGCGGTCAACTGGCTGATGCAGACCGGGGGCTGGGAGGAGGCCGTGGCCATCCGGCGCACCCAGGCACGCGAGAACCGCGACGCGCTGGTCACGGCGGTCCGCCATGAGCTGCCGGACTGGGAGTTCGATGTACCGAGCGGCGGGCTGACGCTCTGGGTCCGCACCGGAGGGCTGTCAGGATCCCGGCTCGCCGAGGTCGGTGAGCGCGTGGGGGTGCGGGTGCCTTCCGGGCCGCGGTTCGGGGTCGACGGGGCCTTCGAGGGCTACGTACGGCTGCCGTTCACGGTCGGCGGGCCGGTCGCGGAGGAGGCCGCGGCGCGGCTGGCGGCGGCCGCGCGGCTCGTCGAGACGGGCGCGAGCACCGGCACGGAGGCGCCGCGGACATTCGTTGCCTGA
- the yczE gene encoding membrane protein YczE, giving the protein MRQSTTTRGGAIVAAHLTRRLLYLYVGLALYGVSSALLVRGGLGLEPWGVLHQGLAERTGLTIGVVSIIVGAAVLLLWIPMRQRPGLGTVSNVLVIGIAMDGTLALVPDVQGLGAQIPVMVSGILLNGVATGLYLSARFGPGPRDGLMTGLHRLTGRSVRLVRTAIEVAVVATGFVLGGSVGVGTVAYALAIGPLAQLFLRVFAISERDGGSTVVAGGTPKQAILRQ; this is encoded by the coding sequence ATGCGTCAGTCCACAACCACCAGAGGGGGCGCAATCGTGGCCGCGCATCTCACCCGCAGGCTGCTTTATCTGTACGTCGGTCTGGCTCTGTACGGGGTGAGTTCGGCGCTCCTCGTGCGCGGCGGGCTGGGGCTCGAGCCGTGGGGTGTGCTTCATCAGGGCCTGGCCGAGCGCACGGGGCTGACGATCGGTGTGGTGTCGATCATCGTCGGCGCCGCCGTTCTGCTGCTCTGGATTCCGATGAGGCAGCGGCCGGGTCTGGGCACGGTTTCGAATGTGCTGGTGATCGGGATCGCGATGGACGGCACGCTGGCGCTGGTGCCGGATGTCCAGGGGCTCGGGGCGCAGATTCCGGTGATGGTCTCAGGCATCCTGCTCAATGGCGTGGCCACGGGCCTGTACCTCTCGGCTCGCTTCGGGCCGGGTCCGCGGGACGGCCTGATGACCGGGCTGCACCGTCTTACGGGTCGCTCGGTCCGGCTGGTCCGCACGGCGATCGAGGTGGCTGTGGTCGCGACCGGCTTTGTGCTGGGCGGCTCGGTGGGCGTCGGCACGGTCGCCTACGCGTTGGCCATCGGGCCGCTGGCGCAGCTGTTCCTGCGCGTCTTCGCCATCTCGGAGCGGGACGGTGGCAGCACGGTGGTCGCCGGCGGGACACCGAAGCAGGCGATACTGCGGCAGTGA